From a single Coriobacteriaceae bacterium genomic region:
- a CDS encoding glycosyltransferase, producing MKTTDSLIVLHVAYITSDFASGVSTVVPQYLNEQSEIKEMNIALLNLTNYRPKDAKYPVFFQSCIEKLPEPFCNPSLVIFHEIYRPDHIKLSHWLRRRAIPYIITPHGSLTYVAQEQHHLAKQLLNVFFYNAFIRNADCIHFLSKKEAMSSNGFKHRKARIIPNGVSIPKAKASNLESRIALFIGRLDIEVKGLDLLIKSLPLIADELRGLGAKIYIYGPDEDGSMAKLELLIADNQVSDIVLLNGPVNGQSKADAFLKSQFYIQLSRTEGFPTSVLEALAYGLPIIVTEGTTWKETANNKGIGIGVESDLEAISNAILTLFNDDELRCKLANAARKYAIEHFQWKAIAKRQFILYRDIVNGLSN from the coding sequence ATGAAAACTACCGATAGTTTAATAGTCCTTCATGTGGCATATATTACAAGTGATTTCGCTTCTGGCGTGTCTACAGTGGTGCCTCAATACCTAAATGAGCAGTCAGAAATAAAGGAAATGAATATAGCTCTATTAAATCTTACAAACTACAGACCTAAAGATGCGAAATATCCCGTCTTCTTTCAGTCATGCATAGAAAAACTTCCTGAACCGTTTTGCAATCCGTCACTCGTAATATTTCATGAGATATATAGGCCGGATCACATTAAACTAAGCCATTGGCTCAGAAGACGTGCGATCCCATACATCATCACACCACATGGGTCTCTAACATATGTGGCGCAAGAACAGCATCATTTAGCTAAACAATTGCTTAATGTTTTCTTCTATAACGCCTTTATTCGCAATGCTGATTGCATCCATTTTCTATCGAAAAAAGAGGCGATGAGTTCAAACGGCTTTAAACATAGGAAAGCAAGAATTATTCCAAATGGTGTTAGCATCCCAAAAGCCAAAGCCTCAAACTTAGAAAGCCGCATCGCGCTTTTTATTGGCCGCCTAGATATAGAGGTCAAAGGTCTTGATCTACTGATCAAAAGTCTGCCGCTAATTGCTGATGAGCTAAGAGGACTCGGAGCTAAAATCTACATCTACGGTCCAGACGAAGATGGGTCTATGGCCAAACTGGAACTACTTATTGCCGACAATCAAGTATCCGATATTGTTTTATTAAATGGTCCAGTTAATGGTCAATCTAAAGCGGACGCTTTTCTCAAATCGCAGTTTTATATCCAACTTTCACGCACTGAAGGTTTCCCGACGTCTGTTTTGGAAGCGCTAGCATATGGCCTCCCAATTATTGTTACCGAGGGAACCACATGGAAAGAAACGGCGAACAATAAAGGAATTGGAATCGGTGTAGAATCTGATCTCGAAGCCATTTCTAACGCAATTCTCACCCTGTTCAATGACGATGAGCTTCGTTGTAAACTTGCAAATGCAGCTAGAAAGTATGCAATTGAACACTTTCAATGGAAGGCCATTGCCAAGCGTCAATTTATTTTATACAGGGACATTGTAAACGGGCTTTCTAACTAA